The Styela clava chromosome 13, kaStyClav1.hap1.2, whole genome shotgun sequence genome has a window encoding:
- the LOC120333184 gene encoding uncharacterized protein LOC120333184: MVCKEIEDIFDAGNDSPISNSARGIQGTPGKRGKSGIKDSKIMKDRISEMEKKIANLTAQNEAMMERTAEALRQTFYWEANLKAHEKIHAEKRPFVCKECKKSFKFKQILQFHMRIHTGEKPFICTICGKCFARQCIPKDHLRTHSGENSYTCKQCGKSFRSSVIAEERHDSEIALNIYKEACEIAGLKELTIPRVVEIQVYRDNSDVIWSPVYVSKGIVSIVPATIHNIEKTMSYSFEQLDRSNTREESLQSHTLVFTRKRLSVCEKSFTSPNACRRHIQIHNGEKPYSCELCCRFIPHQVKVHKQMYSEHEAFACEHGNKRYTTKSNLKEHKRIPTRKKMFHFEECQKSCKNNSQLQRHVRIHTGEKPFVCKHCAKCFARHYHLKMHIRTHTGEKPFVCKHCGKSFVTHDRLKRHMRTHTGEKSYTCEQCEKRFSDSSNLKRHVKMHTGEKQYGCSQCEMKFSHRFHLKTHIRTHTGEKPYTCKQCEKCFSDSSNLRRHLKIHIREKHHVRTGGK; encoded by the exons ATGGTTTGCAAGGAAATCGAAGACATTTTCGATGCTGGAAATGATAGTCCGATTAGTAACAGTGCGCGAGGCATACAAGGAACACCTGGGAAAAGAGGAAAATCAGGGATCAAAG ATTCTAAGATAATGAAAGACAGGATAAGTGAAATGGAAAAGAAAATAGCAAACTTGACGGCTCAAAACGAAGCGATGATGGAACGGACCGCCGAAG CACTGCGGCAGACGTTTTACTGGGAAGCTAATTTGAAGGCACATGAAAAAATCCATGCAGAGAAGAGACCCTTTGTCTGTAAAGAATGTAAGAAATCGttcaaatttaaacaaatattacaatttcaTATGCGGATCCATACTGGGGAAAAGCCATTTATTTGTACAATCTGTGGAAAGTGTTTTGCGAGACAATGTATTCCCAAAGATCATCTTAGAACTCATAGTGGAGAAAATTCATACacttgtaaacaatgtggaaaaagtTTTCGATCA AGCGTTATCGCTGAAGAACGCCATGACTCGGAAattgcattgaatatttacaaagaagCTTGTGAAATAGCTGGCTTGAAAGAGTTGACAATACCCAGAGTAGTCGAAATACAAGTTTATCGCGATAAT AGCGACGTGATTTGGTCACCTGTATATGTATCCAAGGGAATTGTATCTATAGTACCGGCAACAAttcataatattgaaaaaacaatGTCGTACTCTTTTGAACAACTTGATAGGTCCAATACACGGGAAGAATCTTTGCAAAGTCATACACTAGTCTTCACACGAAAACGACTGTCCGTTTGTGAAAAAAGTTTTACATCACCAAATGCATGCCGTCGCCACATTCAAATTCATAATGGAGAAAAACCATATTCTTGTGAACTATGCTGTAGATTTATTCCACATCAAGTGAAGGTGCATAAACAAATGTATAGCGAACATGAAGCATTTGCTTGTGAACATGGTAATAAGCGCTACACTACGAAAAGTAATTTGAAAGAGCATAAAAGAATTCCTACTCGGaagaaaatgtttcattttgagGAATGTCAGAAGTCCTGCAAGAATAATTCTCAATTACAACGTCATGTGAGAATCCATACCGGAGAAAAACCATTTGTTTGTAAACATTGTGCGAAGTGTTTCGCAAGACATTATCATCTGAAAATGCATATAAGAAcccatactggagagaaacccTTTGTTTGTAAACATTGTGGAAAGAGTTTCGTAACACATGACCGTCTGAAGAGGCATATGAGAACCCATACTGGAGAAAAGTCATACACTTGTGAACAATGTGAAAAACGTTTTTCGGACAGTTCTAACTTGAAGAGGCATGTCAAAATGCACACCGGAGAAAAACAGTACGGTTGTTCTCAATGTGAAATGAAGTTTTCGCatcgttttcatttaaaaactCATATTCGAacccatactggagaaaaaccataCACATGCAAACAGTGTGAAAAGTGTTTTTCAGATAGTTCCAACTTAAGAAGGCATTTGAAAATCCATATACGCGAAAAGCATCATGTTCGAACGGGAGGAAAGTAA